The following coding sequences are from one Musa acuminata AAA Group cultivar baxijiao chromosome BXJ1-6, Cavendish_Baxijiao_AAA, whole genome shotgun sequence window:
- the LOC135676798 gene encoding probable E3 ubiquitin-protein ligase RHY1A, whose amino-acid sequence MLSASGLLYSWRSRAGRSQSDPDPGTDPLSSSSSASTGDAHPRHPRRYRNRRRRFIGRDPSGGLIFGPQLEPRRPSHIHHQTEHEPVWVGNVNDGESASTGSSNAGSASSTLDRLRLTRNDQLPGVVLQARARLQERLRGVSLLESSTNEIAVGDELRLIDIGELDTENRREWLTAETDEDVRYFNKPPGLSSEAFCSLQLEVFQDREDVNDVARAFLECSICLEKFLEGDEMIRLSCGHRFHPACLEPWVKTCGDCPYCRTRI is encoded by the exons ATGCTGAGCGCATCGGGGCTGCTCTACAGCTGGAGATCTCGCGCCGGCCGGAGCCAGTCCGACCCGGACCCGGGCACCGATCCGCTGTCCTCCTCTTCCTCAGCCAGCACCGGGGACGCCCATCCTCGCCACCCCCGCCGTTACCGcaaccgccgccgccgcttcATCGGAAGGGATCCCTCCGGCGGCCTGATCTTCGGGCCGCAGCTCGAACCCAGGCGTCCCTCCCACATCCACCACCAGACG GAACATGAACCAGTTTGGGTAGGTAATGTAAATGATGGTGAATCTGCTTCGACTGGCAGTAGCAACGCTGGATCTGCCAGCAGCACATTGGACAGGTTGAGATTAACTCGAAATGACCAACTCCCTGGCGTAGTTTTACAGGCAAGGGCAAGGCTTCAAGAGAGGCTTAGAGGCGTTTCTCTTTTGGAAAGCAG TACGAATGAGATTGCCGTAGGTGATGAACTGAGGCTGATAGACATTGGGGAGTTGGATACAGAGAACCGAAGAGAATGGTTAACAGCTGAAACAGATGAAGATGTGCGATATTTCAATAAGCCTCCTGGACTCAGTTCAGAAGCTTTCTGTAGTCTGCAGCTAGAAGTTTTTCAAGATAGAGAAGATGTCAACGATGTTGCAAGAGCATTTCTCGAGTGTTCCATATGCCTGGAAAAGTTCTTGGAGGGGGATGAAATGATTCGGCTGTCTTGCGGGCACAGGTTTCATCCTGCTTGCTTAGAGCCATGGGTGAAGACATGTGGGGATTGCCCTTACTGCAGAACTAGAATTTGA
- the LOC135677803 gene encoding uncharacterized protein LOC135677803 codes for MAQEGKWETFEEEEEASLLSDFPTATDKSNDVEGKMDGAADDFEFRVSAGGGLLEGDGAAVAAMCSADEVFFKGHILPLRPSVDNGGSTGSRGPSRCGSRSDSMDRCSTAIASLGFDTSRSNSSNSNSSSRSSNCVSRSHSSNSTHSSNAFDLPRSSLSNNFYTHPSPKPQLRHARKANASRRSTTSAPPGWGIFWLGLIRPPHIELYDLRSRRSSNGTGGRKSDADAVHEKKSVNEDGSASARSSSSSKRLDVCDGEDKVEKKATRVVGRGFSCKCTLDAVEPRSMAEKKKQDGASLRRSDSMCRSRIFEWLEELSIAKATGSRDSGGGVH; via the coding sequence ATGGCTCAAGAGGGGAAATGGGAGACatttgaggaggaagaagaggcctcGTTGCTCTCTGATTTCCCCACTGCCACCGATAAGTCTAACGACGTGGAGGGCAAGATGGACGGAGCGGCGGACGACTTCGAGTTCCGGGTCTCGGCAGGAGGAGGCCTTCTTGAAGGTGATGGGGCCGCGGTGGCGGCCATGTGCTCTGCTGACGAAGTGTTCTTCAAAGGCCACATCCTGCCGCTTCGGCCCTCCGTCGACAACGGCGGCTCCACCGGCAGTCGCGGGCCGAGCCGGTGCGGCTCACGGTCGGACTCGATGGACCGGTGCTCGACGGCCATCGCGAGCCTCGGCTTCGATACGAGCCGGAGCaacagcagcaacagcaacagcagcagcaggagcagcAACTGCGTGAGCAGGAGCCATTCGTCCAACAGTACTCACTCCAGTAACGCTTTTGATCTTCCCCGCTCATCGCTCTCCAACAACTTCTACACCCATCCCAGTCCGAAGCCGCAGCTCCGCCACGCGAGGAAGGCGAACGCCAGCCGGAGGAGCACGACCTCGGCCCCGCCAGGGTGGGGGATCTTCTGGCTGGGCCTCATCAGGCCGCCTCATATCGAATTGTACGACTTAAGGTCACGGAGATCCAGTAACGGCACTGGTGGACGGAAGAGCGACGCCGATGCCGTGCATGAAAAGAAGTCTGTGAATGAAGATGGCAGTGCCAGTGCCAGAAGCAGTTCTTCCTCGAAGAGACTTGACGTATGTGACGGTGAAGATAAGGTAGAGAAGAAGGCGACGAGGGTCGTCGGACGTGGTTTCAGTTGCAAGTGCACGCTGGATGCGGTGGAACCGAGATCGATGGCTGAGAAGAAGAAGCAGGATGGGGCGAGTTTGAGAAGGTCGGACAGCATGTGCAGGAGTAGGATATTTGAATGGTTGGAGGAGCTGTCCATTGCAAAGGCAACAGGGAGCCGAGACAGTGGTGGTGGTGTTCACTGA